Proteins from a single region of Segatella copri:
- a CDS encoding TraL conjugative transposon family protein: MENPIKTIQEKVNGMKGRLRDRLDSLPPRVRLKVVLVMFGLFALCSLYMIGSAIINFGNGKTSNIEVEHIESVKLPTDKGQQVTNLNELIHGEREE, encoded by the coding sequence ATGGAAAATCCGATTAAGACAATCCAAGAAAAGGTGAATGGTATGAAGGGAAGACTGCGTGACAGGCTGGATTCCCTTCCGCCAAGGGTGAGACTGAAAGTCGTGCTCGTCATGTTCGGCTTGTTTGCCCTCTGTAGCCTTTACATGATAGGTTCAGCCATCATCAACTTCGGAAACGGCAAGACCTCAAATATAGAGGTTGAGCATATTGAGAGTGTAAAGTTGCCCACCGACAAGGGGCAGCAAGTGACCAACCTGAATGAATTGATACATGGAGAAAGAGAAGAATGA
- the traM gene encoding conjugative transposon protein TraM has protein sequence MEKEKNDKMEPDKAPKEKKPLTEEQRIKRNKMIAIPCMCLVCALVLWLIFKPSASEGEKGSKGFNMEMPDAEKTDVEADKRKAYSKEDFANKQKEKSRAMSTLGEYMPGIDSTATRQEKDFDLMQSGQQPTKEERKEADAIRSSAEAYRTLNTTLGGFYEQPQQGGSSEDAELRKRLDELEASMMQQESKRSNMDEQVALMEKSYQLAAKYMPGGNANAASPSSAETATEENKEAVTKGKKAKVSPVRQVQRRVVSSLNRPMSNGEFVASYSEKASARFNTAIGRGGVSDKNTISACIHGNQTITDGQAVRLRLLEAMRVGNREIPRNSVIVGVARLQGERLSIALKSIEHNGMIIPIELAVYDNDGQEGIFIPKSMEVDAAKEVGANMGSSLNSSINISSNAGAQLASDLGKGVIQGVSQYISKKMRTVKIHLKAGYRVMLYQEED, from the coding sequence ATGGAGAAAGAGAAGAATGACAAGATGGAGCCGGATAAGGCTCCAAAGGAAAAGAAGCCTTTGACAGAGGAACAGCGTATCAAGCGTAACAAGATGATTGCCATACCATGCATGTGTCTCGTCTGCGCATTGGTGTTATGGCTCATCTTCAAGCCGTCTGCATCAGAGGGTGAGAAAGGCAGCAAGGGATTCAACATGGAAATGCCCGATGCGGAGAAGACAGATGTGGAGGCGGACAAGCGCAAGGCATACTCCAAGGAGGATTTTGCCAATAAGCAGAAGGAAAAAAGCAGAGCTATGAGCACCCTTGGAGAATACATGCCAGGTATTGATTCGACTGCTACACGGCAAGAAAAGGACTTTGACCTGATGCAGTCTGGGCAGCAGCCAACAAAGGAAGAAAGGAAAGAGGCGGATGCCATCCGCTCGTCTGCCGAGGCATACCGAACCTTGAACACGACCTTGGGCGGTTTCTATGAACAGCCACAGCAAGGGGGAAGCAGCGAAGATGCTGAGTTGAGAAAACGTCTTGACGAGCTGGAGGCAAGCATGATGCAGCAGGAAAGCAAGCGTTCCAATATGGACGAGCAAGTTGCCCTTATGGAGAAGTCCTATCAACTTGCGGCAAAGTACATGCCTGGTGGAAATGCCAATGCGGCAAGTCCTTCATCAGCAGAAACTGCAACAGAGGAAAACAAGGAAGCTGTCACCAAGGGCAAGAAAGCCAAGGTTTCCCCTGTAAGGCAAGTGCAAAGGCGTGTAGTCTCGTCCTTGAACCGCCCCATGAGTAACGGGGAGTTTGTAGCCTCTTACTCGGAAAAGGCTTCGGCAAGGTTCAATACCGCCATCGGAAGAGGTGGTGTTTCCGACAAAAACACGATTTCTGCCTGCATCCACGGCAACCAGACCATAACGGACGGACAGGCAGTAAGGTTGAGACTGCTGGAAGCCATGCGTGTCGGCAATAGGGAGATACCACGAAATTCTGTCATTGTCGGAGTGGCACGATTGCAAGGCGAAAGGCTTTCCATAGCCTTGAAGTCCATTGAGCACAACGGCATGATTATCCCGATAGAGCTTGCCGTTTATGACAATGACGGTCAGGAGGGCATCTTCATCCCGAAGTCGATGGAGGTTGATGCAGCCAAGGAAGTCGGTGCCAACATGGGAAGCTCGCTGAACAGCAGCATCAACATTTCCTCCAATGCCGGGGCACAACTTGCCTCCGACTTGGGAAAAGGTGTCATACAAGGCGTGTCGCAGTATATCTCCAAGAAGATGCGTACCGTCAAGATACACCTGAAGGCTGGCTACAGGGTCATGCTCTACCAAGAGGAAGATTAG
- the traN gene encoding conjugative transposon protein TraN, with product MKKTTIMFAIMLGVACTASAQKTGKKKAQKSVKTEQVSNVSSDQKEKLTLTKEVYPQKEENSNLYHGLTKKLTFDRMIPPHGLEVTYDKTVHILFPASVKYVDLGSEDLIAGKADGAENVIRVKAAVKNFKKETNMSVITEDGSFYTFNVKYAKEPLMLNIEMADFIHDGEAVNRPNNAQEIYLKELGKESPMLVHLIMKSIHKENKRKVKHIGSKRFGIQYLLKGIYVHSDLLYFHTEIKNQSNVPFDVDYITFKVVDKKVAKRTAIQEQVLLPVRAYNYVVRVAGKKTEQTVFCLPKFTIPDDKELVVEMNEKEGGRHQSFVVENSDLVRALTINELSVK from the coding sequence ATGAAAAAGACAACAATCATGTTCGCCATTATGCTGGGCGTAGCCTGCACTGCATCAGCGCAGAAGACAGGCAAGAAAAAAGCGCAGAAGTCTGTAAAGACTGAGCAAGTAAGCAATGTTTCTTCCGACCAGAAAGAGAAACTGACCTTGACCAAGGAGGTGTATCCGCAGAAGGAAGAGAACAGCAACCTCTATCACGGCTTGACCAAGAAGCTGACCTTCGACCGCATGATTCCACCTCATGGTTTGGAAGTGACTTATGACAAGACGGTTCATATTCTCTTTCCTGCCTCTGTCAAGTACGTTGACTTGGGTTCAGAGGACCTTATTGCTGGCAAGGCGGACGGTGCAGAGAATGTTATCCGTGTAAAAGCAGCCGTGAAGAACTTCAAGAAAGAGACCAATATGAGCGTCATCACGGAGGATGGCTCATTCTACACCTTCAATGTGAAGTATGCCAAGGAACCACTCATGCTCAATATCGAGATGGCGGACTTCATCCATGACGGTGAGGCGGTGAACCGTCCGAACAATGCGCAGGAGATTTATCTCAAGGAGTTGGGCAAGGAAAGTCCCATGCTGGTACACCTCATCATGAAGTCCATCCACAAGGAGAACAAACGCAAGGTGAAGCACATCGGCAGCAAGCGTTTCGGAATCCAGTATCTTTTGAAGGGCATCTATGTACACAGTGACTTGCTGTATTTCCACACAGAAATCAAGAACCAGAGCAACGTGCCGTTTGACGTGGACTATATCACGTTCAAGGTGGTGGACAAGAAGGTGGCGAAACGAACCGCCATTCAGGAGCAGGTGCTTCTTCCTGTCCGTGCCTACAACTATGTGGTGCGTGTGGCTGGCAAGAAAACGGAGCAGACGGTGTTCTGCTTGCCGAAATTTACCATTCCAGACGACAAGGAGCTTGTCGTGGAGATGAACGAGAAGGAAGGCGGTCGCCATCAGTCGTTTGTCGTGGAGAACAGTGACTTGGTGCGAGCTTTGACAATCAACGAACTTAGCGTGAAGTAA
- a CDS encoding conjugal transfer protein TraO, with amino-acid sequence MKRRNIAIMAMLALTAGQAFAQRCLPQMKGIEVKVGMADGVYNGKKSCKAGYYAGLGLSSYTKGGDKWTYGAEYLQVHQPYRETSVPIAQMTGEFGYSYNFLSDNSKTVLFYIGGTALAGYESVNWGKRTMSDGATLQNKGAFIYGGAVALETEIYLSDAIALTASVKEGLVWGNSTGHFHTQFGIGMKFIIN; translated from the coding sequence ATGAAAAGAAGAAACATTGCAATCATGGCAATGCTTGCCCTCACCGCAGGGCAGGCATTCGCCCAAAGATGTCTTCCTCAGATGAAAGGCATTGAGGTGAAGGTCGGCATGGCTGACGGAGTGTATAACGGCAAGAAGTCCTGCAAGGCTGGCTATTATGCAGGTCTCGGACTTTCGAGCTATACCAAGGGTGGTGACAAGTGGACGTATGGGGCGGAATATCTGCAAGTACATCAGCCTTACCGTGAAACTTCCGTTCCAATAGCACAAATGACGGGCGAGTTCGGTTATTCCTACAACTTCCTTTCCGACAACAGTAAGACGGTGCTGTTCTATATCGGAGGTACGGCACTGGCTGGCTATGAGTCCGTAAACTGGGGCAAGAGAACCATGTCAGACGGAGCGACCTTGCAGAACAAGGGAGCGTTTATCTATGGCGGTGCCGTGGCATTGGAAACGGAAATATACCTGTCGGATGCTATAGCTTTGACCGCTTCCGTTAAGGAAGGGCTTGTTTGGGGCAACAGCACGGGACATTTCCACACGCAGTTTGGTATTGGCATGAAGTTCATCATCAACTAA
- a CDS encoding toprim domain-containing protein: protein MDINEIKQVPIVDFLYILGIEPVKHKASGLWYHAPYRNDRNPSLRVSTDKNVWYDYGIARGGDIFNLAGEFINSNEFVAQAKFISETLGGSFPTSFQHYQRTEEKAVKAKGNPFSDIVEKALSHPALRQYLRERGISADVASRFCCQVEYRYNGKQFFAVGFKNNSDGYEIRNRFFKGCVSPKDVTLIGRNSNVCHLYEGFMDFLSAVMLGIGRGEDHIILNSVANMQKVHHLLDGYAQVYCHLDNDEAGENACVELQKRYGDKFIDHSHLYTGYKDLNEYLMSHKTRK from the coding sequence ATGGACATCAATGAAATCAAACAAGTGCCTATCGTGGACTTTCTCTATATTCTCGGCATTGAGCCTGTCAAGCACAAGGCTTCGGGACTTTGGTATCATGCGCCATACCGCAACGACCGCAATCCTTCGCTTCGGGTATCAACGGACAAGAATGTCTGGTATGACTATGGCATCGCCAGAGGTGGTGACATCTTCAACCTCGCAGGGGAGTTCATCAACAGCAATGAGTTTGTAGCACAAGCCAAGTTCATATCTGAAACGCTTGGTGGCAGTTTCCCGACATCGTTTCAGCATTATCAAAGAACAGAAGAAAAGGCTGTGAAGGCGAAAGGCAATCCCTTTAGTGATATTGTGGAAAAGGCATTGAGCCATCCTGCACTTCGGCAATACTTGCGTGAGCGTGGCATATCGGCTGACGTGGCGAGCCGTTTCTGCTGTCAGGTGGAATACCGATACAATGGCAAACAGTTCTTTGCTGTCGGTTTCAAGAACAACAGCGATGGCTACGAGATACGCAACCGCTTCTTCAAAGGTTGCGTGTCGCCAAAGGACGTCACTCTCATTGGCAGGAACAGCAACGTCTGCCATCTGTACGAGGGTTTTATGGATTTCCTCTCTGCCGTCATGCTCGGTATAGGTCGTGGTGAGGATCATATTATCCTCAATTCGGTGGCTAATATGCAAAAGGTGCATCATCTTTTAGATGGCTATGCACAAGTGTATTGTCACTTGGACAATGACGAAGCTGGCGAGAATGCCTGTGTCGAACTGCAAAAGCGATATGGCGATAAGTTCATTGACCATTCGCATCTATACACAGGTTACAAGGACTTGAACGAGTACCTGATGAGCCATAAGACAAGAAAGTAA
- a CDS encoding DUF3872 domain-containing protein produces MKTMKKNNKIKKSVSVLAFLFVCAVSVILSSCSDELDIQQSYPFKVETMPVPKDIVRGQTVEIRCELKAEGKFDGTIYTIRYFQHDGKGSLRMENGTVFQPNDRYLLENEKFRLYYTSASTETQTLTVVVEDNFGKSYEVEFNFNDTDEEEEFARSANKLGSV; encoded by the coding sequence ATCAAGACAATGAAGAAGAACAATAAAATCAAGAAATCAGTGAGCGTATTGGCATTCCTTTTCGTGTGTGCCGTGTCGGTAATCCTTTCATCGTGCAGCGATGAGCTGGACATTCAGCAGTCGTATCCTTTCAAGGTGGAGACGATGCCTGTGCCAAAGGACATTGTGCGTGGACAGACCGTTGAAATCCGCTGCGAGTTGAAGGCGGAGGGAAAGTTTGACGGCACCATCTATACCATCCGCTATTTTCAGCATGACGGAAAAGGCTCGTTGAGAATGGAGAACGGAACGGTGTTCCAGCCAAACGACCGCTATCTGTTGGAGAACGAGAAGTTCCGTCTTTACTATACCTCGGCAAGCACGGAGACACAGACGCTGACAGTGGTGGTGGAGGACAACTTCGGCAAGTCATACGAAGTGGAGTTCAACTTCAACGATACTGATGAGGAGGAAGAGTTTGCGAGAAGTGCCAACAAACTCGGTAGCGTATGA
- a CDS encoding lysozyme — MRLMILLALLLVSGSLSAQTQGAIKRVRHVSRFELAVACIKKYEGLHGPKHHPYVGYGHKLLPGERFSPRMTERQADALLRSDLRKLCAMFRDFGRDSLLLAALAYNVGCGKVMKSRMYAKMRSGNRNIYRDYVDFKRWNGKIVPSIERRRKMEYLLLFTP; from the coding sequence ATGAGGTTGATGATATTGTTAGCCTTGCTTCTTGTATCGGGCAGCTTGTCTGCCCAGACGCAAGGGGCGATAAAGCGAGTTCGTCATGTGTCACGTTTTGAGTTGGCTGTCGCCTGCATCAAGAAGTACGAGGGTCTGCACGGACCGAAGCATCATCCTTATGTCGGATATGGGCACAAGCTGTTGCCTGGCGAGCGGTTTTCTCCAAGAATGACGGAACGGCAAGCCGATGCATTGCTGCGCTCTGACCTCAGAAAGCTCTGCGCCATGTTTCGTGACTTCGGTCGTGACTCGCTGCTCTTGGCTGCACTTGCCTACAATGTGGGATGTGGAAAGGTGATGAAAAGCCGGATGTATGCCAAGATGCGAAGTGGCAACAGAAACATCTATCGTGACTATGTGGACTTCAAAAGGTGGAACGGAAAGATAGTGCCTTCCATCGAGCGAAGAAGAAAAATGGAGTATCTGCTCTTGTTTACTCCATAG
- a CDS encoding IS110 family transposase, whose protein sequence is MKNKSFVGIDISKNVIDVSIFREDTNIKMFPHEVFNNTRKGFGDMCSWLKKSRVVLSQALFGMEFTGCYSLDLEKFLTSKNYSFCMLSTRIVKHHPMGTIDKRDKNDSAKIADFLYRYDGTECAKPYKLPSKAMQQLKQLVNERKFLVEQRTNFMNRMQMFETKEDSAMYESYIKKLNHDIEKIDQEECELMSKEEDVFDTFQNLLTIPGIGFVNATNIIAITRNFTAFDTARQYARYVGVAPCSHTSGTSVKWRARPSAHCNGQVKADLSMAALRAVEYDVEMQMFYNRKLGGRKDSDTKRKALNAVKFKLICRMFAIGKQKRKWEVLNTSDDRKNLHIEKSKASEL, encoded by the coding sequence ATGAAAAATAAATCATTTGTAGGCATTGACATCTCTAAAAATGTCATAGATGTATCTATATTTCGTGAGGACACCAACATCAAAATGTTCCCTCATGAGGTGTTCAACAACACTCGCAAGGGATTTGGCGATATGTGCTCATGGCTCAAAAAGAGCCGTGTGGTACTTTCCCAAGCCCTGTTTGGCATGGAATTTACAGGTTGCTACTCCTTGGACTTGGAAAAATTCCTCACGTCCAAGAATTACTCTTTCTGTATGCTTAGTACACGTATAGTAAAACATCATCCTATGGGGACAATAGATAAGCGAGACAAGAATGACTCTGCAAAGATAGCTGACTTCCTCTATCGTTATGATGGCACGGAATGTGCCAAGCCATACAAGTTGCCAAGCAAGGCTATGCAACAATTGAAGCAACTTGTCAATGAGCGTAAGTTCCTTGTGGAGCAACGGACAAACTTTATGAACCGAATGCAGATGTTTGAAACGAAAGAGGATTCTGCCATGTATGAGAGCTACATTAAAAAGCTCAATCATGACATTGAGAAGATAGATCAGGAAGAGTGTGAATTAATGTCCAAGGAGGAAGATGTCTTTGACACTTTTCAGAATCTGTTGACGATACCAGGAATTGGTTTTGTCAATGCAACAAACATAATTGCCATCACACGAAACTTTACCGCTTTTGACACAGCTCGGCAATATGCGAGATATGTTGGCGTAGCTCCATGCAGTCACACTTCTGGTACCAGTGTGAAATGGCGTGCCCGACCTTCCGCACACTGTAACGGTCAAGTGAAAGCTGACCTGTCTATGGCGGCATTGAGAGCTGTTGAGTACGATGTGGAAATGCAAATGTTTTATAATCGAAAGTTAGGAGGCAGAAAAGATTCTGATACTAAGCGTAAGGCATTGAATGCCGTCAAGTTTAAGCTCATTTGCAGAATGTTTGCCATAGGCAAGCAAAAGAGAAAATGGGAAGTGTTGAACACCTCTGACGACAGAAAGAACTTACATATTGAAAAGTCCAAAGCAAGTGAACTATGA
- a CDS encoding IS110 family transposase, which yields MDKELYIGVDVSKQTLDLAYYDGESIDWKKAHIKVSNNNAGFKKIGSWVAKVSKGFDIVLFCMEYTGLYTQNFRLWLEEKHYIYRMVEPRKMHRFEPDLDDGLRSLDRIKTDELDSFRIAIYCEQNHRKILRNPSKLPSPVYFKLKRLLAERKQTVKQSVLYKQQLHDICAYDTDLSVERKNGQLKTLNDALKGIDNEIDMYIKEDADISKNFSLLTSIPGIGRVVALETIVLTENFMAIDNPRKYACYIGVAPFKKESGTSVRKGSSVSKKGFKQAKADLSIACLVCMQHIPNIRDYWERKRKEKCSGIVFNAIKFKMILRMFAVIKRGTPYVETDNYRNGKNKQPGVN from the coding sequence ATGGATAAAGAACTTTACATAGGCGTGGATGTCTCAAAGCAGACTCTCGACCTTGCTTATTATGACGGAGAAAGCATTGATTGGAAGAAAGCCCATATAAAGGTGAGCAACAACAATGCAGGTTTCAAGAAAATTGGTTCATGGGTGGCAAAGGTAAGCAAGGGGTTTGATATAGTCTTGTTCTGTATGGAATATACAGGACTTTACACCCAAAACTTTAGACTGTGGTTGGAAGAGAAACATTATATTTATAGGATGGTGGAACCTCGCAAGATGCATCGCTTTGAGCCAGACTTGGATGATGGACTGCGTTCGCTCGACCGCATCAAGACTGACGAGCTTGATTCTTTCCGCATAGCCATTTACTGTGAGCAGAACCACAGAAAGATTCTTCGCAACCCATCAAAACTTCCTTCTCCTGTATATTTTAAGTTGAAGAGGCTTTTGGCGGAACGCAAGCAGACAGTCAAGCAGTCAGTCCTTTACAAGCAGCAGCTTCATGATATATGTGCGTATGACACAGATTTGTCTGTGGAACGTAAGAATGGGCAACTTAAAACGCTCAATGATGCACTTAAAGGCATAGACAATGAAATTGACATGTACATAAAAGAAGATGCGGACATCAGCAAGAACTTTTCCCTGCTGACATCAATACCTGGTATTGGGCGTGTTGTCGCACTTGAAACCATTGTCTTGACCGAAAACTTCATGGCAATAGATAACCCACGTAAATACGCTTGCTATATTGGTGTCGCTCCTTTCAAGAAAGAATCTGGTACATCTGTGAGAAAAGGCTCGTCAGTCTCTAAGAAAGGTTTTAAACAGGCAAAGGCAGATTTGTCCATTGCCTGTTTGGTTTGCATGCAGCACATTCCGAACATCAGAGATTACTGGGAACGCAAGAGAAAGGAGAAATGCAGTGGAATAGTGTTTAATGCAATCAAGTTTAAGATGATACTCCGTATGTTTGCCGTTATAAAACGAGGTACTCCGTATGTGGAGACGGACAATTATCGAAATGGGAAAAACAAGCAACCAGGAGTGAACTAA
- a CDS encoding PcfJ domain-containing protein, whose product MKPRTKYQKQVVTSNKGLRPIKGAQMQWAFRECLDHYAFQLKHGQTTCMDCGHTWTTDDDADKCVCPKCKAKLEVQRTKRQKAMSSTYFSVLTERKGLQLMRAYQMKAYYRKGQKADIFCWEVARYWMNEKGKVEVMARKRTMGIYMDTFCYDSDIELRRDNTTYQHIASFPVCPDMKVIPQIWRNGFDGAFHGIEPLTLFKAMLTDHRIETMMKQCRYGHVRHFIDHPRHLETCWNAYKIANRNHYLITDIGKWADYICMLVEMGKDIRSPHYICPDNLEAEHDRISEKIRAKKEKERTEEEIRKALKNEDKFKEMKSRFFGLMFTDGNIVVRMLESVREHVLEGKAMHHCVGSGTNYSLNPDCIIFSARIAEQRVETVEFSLEQMKVVQCHGLQNKDTEHHADIINLVNSNARLIEQRMVATT is encoded by the coding sequence ATGAAACCAAGAACGAAATATCAGAAGCAAGTCGTAACCTCAAACAAGGGGTTACGACCTATCAAGGGAGCGCAAATGCAATGGGCATTCCGTGAATGTCTTGACCACTATGCCTTTCAGTTGAAGCACGGACAGACCACCTGCATGGACTGCGGACACACTTGGACTACGGACGATGATGCGGACAAATGTGTCTGCCCGAAGTGTAAGGCAAAGTTGGAAGTGCAGCGCACCAAGCGACAGAAGGCAATGTCTTCTACCTATTTCAGCGTACTCACCGAGCGTAAGGGACTGCAACTTATGCGAGCATATCAGATGAAAGCCTACTACCGCAAGGGACAAAAGGCAGACATCTTTTGTTGGGAGGTGGCACGCTATTGGATGAACGAGAAAGGCAAGGTGGAGGTTATGGCACGCAAGCGCACAATGGGTATCTATATGGACACGTTCTGCTACGACTCCGACATTGAACTGCGCAGGGACAACACCACCTATCAGCATATTGCTTCATTTCCGGTCTGCCCCGATATGAAAGTCATTCCTCAGATATGGCGCAACGGCTTTGACGGAGCGTTTCACGGCATCGAACCGCTTACATTGTTCAAGGCGATGCTGACAGACCACCGCATCGAAACGATGATGAAACAATGTCGTTACGGACACGTCCGCCACTTCATAGACCACCCACGGCACTTGGAAACTTGTTGGAATGCCTACAAGATAGCCAACCGCAACCATTACCTTATTACAGACATCGGCAAATGGGCGGACTACATCTGTATGTTGGTAGAAATGGGCAAGGACATCAGAAGTCCACATTACATTTGTCCCGACAACCTTGAAGCCGAGCACGACAGAATATCCGAGAAAATCAGAGCAAAGAAAGAAAAGGAGCGCACCGAGGAGGAGATACGCAAGGCATTGAAGAACGAGGACAAGTTCAAGGAAATGAAGAGCCGTTTCTTCGGTTTGATGTTCACGGACGGCAATATCGTGGTGAGAATGCTTGAAAGCGTCAGGGAGCACGTTCTTGAGGGTAAGGCGATGCACCATTGCGTAGGCAGCGGTACAAACTACTCACTCAATCCCGACTGCATCATCTTCTCTGCAAGAATAGCCGAACAAAGGGTTGAGACCGTGGAGTTTTCACTCGAACAGATGAAAGTCGTACAATGCCACGGACTACAGAACAAGGACACCGAGCACCATGCCGACATCATCAACTTGGTGAACAGCAATGCAAGACTTATAGAGCAACGAATGGTTGCAACGACATGA
- a CDS encoding PcfK-like family protein: MNTTEYFKRTIQAYLEERAMEDELFAAKYDNHDKNIDDCVTYILNWVQKSGCNGFCDDEIYGQAIHYYEEKDVEVGKPLNCQVSVNHHIELTEEEKAQARQEAIRQYQQEQMNKMRNRDTAKRTSQRTEAEVHQPSLFDTL; this comes from the coding sequence ATGAACACTACAGAATATTTCAAGAGAACCATACAAGCCTATTTGGAGGAGCGAGCAATGGAGGACGAACTCTTTGCAGCCAAGTATGACAACCACGACAAGAACATAGACGATTGCGTCACCTATATCCTTAATTGGGTACAGAAGAGCGGTTGCAACGGCTTTTGCGATGACGAGATATATGGGCAAGCCATCCACTACTACGAGGAGAAGGACGTCGAGGTAGGAAAACCATTGAACTGCCAAGTGTCTGTTAACCACCACATCGAACTCACAGAGGAGGAGAAGGCACAGGCAAGACAGGAAGCCATCCGCCAATATCAGCAAGAGCAGATGAACAAGATGCGTAACAGAGATACCGCCAAGCGCACCTCACAGAGAACGGAAGCAGAAGTACACCAACCATCATTATTCGACACGTTATGA
- a CDS encoding site-specific integrase has product MRSTFKTVFYVNGSKERNGIVPIMGRVTINGTIAQFSCKLSVTKAIWDAKGNRAKGRSKEANEVNFALDNIKAQIAKHYQRLSDREAFVTAEMVRNAYQGIGTEYETLLRAFDKENAAFAQRVGKDRAVRTYRKYLTVRKYVAEFIKFQYKRSDMSMNELTEEFIRDFCLYLKNVIGLTQSTIWIYSIPLKHIVTAAHYNGKIQRNPFAMYHVDPDHKEREFLTEEELDIFAGIELENPNFAFARDLFMFGCWTGISFVDIKNLTEDNVAIISGSPWIVSQRQKTGVPFKIKLIDAAIQIIERYKPLRKDMHLFNIGSLDMVNKRIKKVAKMCGIKKRISFHVSRHSFAVLALNYGMPIESVSKILGHTDIATTQIYAKVTSTKLEHDISAFESRIKGHMPTMGGMA; this is encoded by the coding sequence ATGAGAAGTACATTCAAGACAGTCTTCTATGTAAACGGAAGCAAGGAGAGAAACGGAATTGTCCCTATCATGGGACGTGTGACAATCAACGGAACTATCGCACAGTTCAGTTGCAAGCTGAGCGTGACCAAGGCGATATGGGATGCCAAGGGCAACAGAGCCAAAGGCAGAAGCAAGGAAGCCAATGAGGTGAACTTTGCGCTTGATAACATCAAGGCTCAAATCGCTAAGCATTACCAACGGCTTTCCGACCGTGAGGCGTTCGTTACCGCTGAAATGGTGAGAAACGCATATCAAGGCATAGGTACGGAGTATGAGACATTACTCAGAGCTTTTGACAAGGAGAACGCAGCCTTTGCCCAACGCGTGGGAAAAGACCGAGCTGTCCGAACCTACCGCAAGTATCTGACGGTAAGAAAGTACGTTGCCGAGTTCATCAAATTTCAGTACAAGCGCAGCGATATGTCCATGAATGAGCTTACCGAGGAGTTCATCCGTGATTTTTGTCTGTATTTGAAGAATGTCATTGGACTCACGCAATCTACCATTTGGATATACTCCATACCATTGAAGCATATCGTCACGGCAGCACACTACAACGGCAAGATACAGAGAAATCCGTTTGCCATGTACCACGTTGACCCAGACCACAAGGAGCGTGAGTTCTTGACAGAGGAAGAATTGGACATATTTGCAGGAATAGAGTTGGAAAATCCCAACTTTGCTTTTGCGAGAGACTTGTTTATGTTTGGTTGTTGGACAGGTATCTCTTTCGTTGACATCAAGAATCTTACAGAGGACAATGTTGCCATTATAAGTGGGTCTCCATGGATAGTTTCTCAGCGTCAAAAGACAGGCGTACCATTCAAAATTAAACTGATAGATGCAGCCATACAGATAATTGAACGTTACAAGCCATTGAGAAAAGATATGCACTTGTTTAATATTGGCTCACTTGACATGGTAAACAAGCGTATAAAGAAAGTGGCAAAAATGTGTGGCATCAAGAAGCGAATTTCATTTCATGTCTCCCGGCATTCGTTCGCAGTTTTGGCTTTAAACTACGGTATGCCGATAGAGAGTGTAAGCAAGATACTGGGACATACGGACATCGCCACAACACAAATTTACGCAAAGGTGACAAGTACTAAATTGGAGCATGACATATCAGCTTTTGAAAGTCGAATCAAGGGGCATATGCCGACAATGGGGGGAATGGCATGA